The proteins below come from a single Miscanthus floridulus cultivar M001 chromosome 1, ASM1932011v1, whole genome shotgun sequence genomic window:
- the LOC136462294 gene encoding uncharacterized protein: MDGGSGINTLYKDAFDKLNVDIRKLHASQSPFHGIVPGRRVMPLGTINLSMTFSNAVHYQKETLSFEVANFQRPYNTIFGRPCYVKFMAVSNYAYLKLKILGLCGITMVLGNF; this comes from the coding sequence atggacggaggcagtggcatCAACACCCTTTACAAGGATGCCTTCGATAAGCTCAACGTGGACATAAGGAAGCTGCACGCATCGCAGTCCCCCTTCCATGGTATTGTCCCTGGGCGACGCGTCATGCCCCTAGGTACGATAAATCTCTCTATGACATTTAGCAACGCGGTACACTACCAAAAGGAGACACTCTCCTTCGAAGTTGCCAACTTCCAGAGACCCTACAACACCATATTCGGGAGGCCATGTTACGTCAAGTTCATGGCAGTCTCAAACTacgcctacctcaagctgaagattcTAGGACTGTGCGGCATAACTATGGTGTTGGGAAACTTCTAG
- the LOC136492164 gene encoding pectinesterase inhibitor 10-like, with the protein MASAATFLLIIAAAAWISLTDAAPSPSSSFVPPPPCAPPQSAVAFLRARCASTLYGVACYESLLPYACIFQTSHVKLARAAGDVNVAWLRSISKRVKELVARGAACGTAGPESAALRDCASTVSSAAGLAKQSAAELAKLDVAGATVGRSQVRWAISNTQTWLSASMTNEATCADGLAATGAAASSPVAREVVMAVVRAKELTSIALALVHWIPVPP; encoded by the coding sequence ATGGCGTCAGCAGCCACCTTCCTCCTGATCATCGCTGCAGCCGCATGGATATCGTTAACCGACGCCGCTCCCTCTCCGTCGTCGTCATTCGTCCCACCGCCGCCATGCGCACCACCGCAATCGGCCGTGGCGTTTCTCCGCGCGCGCTGTGCCAGCACGCTGTACGGCGTGGCCTGCTACGAGTCTCTCCTCCCGTACGCGTGCATATTCCAGACCAGCCACGTCaagctcgcccgcgccgccggcGACGTCAACGTGGCCTGGCTCCGCTCGATCTCCAAGCGCGTCAAGGAGCTCGTCGCCCGCGGTGCTGCTTGTGGCACCGCTGGGCCCGAGTCAGCTGCGCTCCGCGACTGTGCCAGCACAGTGTCATCGGCCGCCGGCCTGGCCAAGCAGTCGGCGGCCGAGCTGGCCAAGCTCGACGTCGCAGGAGCCACCGTCGGGAGAAGTCAAGTCCGGTGGGCGATTTCCAACACCCAAACGTGGCTCAGCGCGTCCATGACGAACGAGGCGACATGCGCCGACGGGCTCGCGGCTACAGGCGCTGCAGCGTCATCGCCGGTGGCCAGGGAGGTAGTGATGGCAGTTGTGAGAGCCAAGGAGCTCACGAGCATCGCTCTCGCACTCGTTCATTGGATACCGGTTCCTCCGTGA